In the Candidatus Saccharibacteria bacterium oral taxon 488 genome, one interval contains:
- a CDS encoding phosphohydrolase: protein MDERQIAQLETIKNKVRDILGGDPSGHADDHVERVALLAERFASECNEPVDLYEVLLTAWLHDIDDYKLVGKAQAEKLTNAVNSMAEAGVAADLCQAVLENIAAIGYGKRLDGQQPQRLAGQLVSDADMCDAIGAVGIERGLMYACHHGGRIFDPAVWPNVDLAAEEYDINGNTHDTDGFINHFFEKLLKLKGLMLTEPGRIEARKRQHVMVDFLHAYFREKNVPEWSQFLEGYLLDITKTNDLQ, encoded by the coding sequence ATGGACGAACGGCAGATAGCTCAACTTGAGACAATAAAAAATAAAGTGCGTGATATATTAGGCGGCGACCCATCAGGCCATGCTGATGATCACGTTGAGCGGGTGGCACTGCTGGCGGAACGTTTTGCGAGCGAATGTAATGAGCCGGTAGACCTGTACGAAGTGCTATTGACGGCTTGGTTGCATGACATTGACGATTACAAATTAGTCGGCAAAGCGCAGGCGGAGAAATTGACGAACGCGGTCAATAGTATGGCGGAGGCGGGAGTGGCCGCTGACTTATGCCAGGCGGTATTAGAAAATATTGCGGCGATTGGTTATGGCAAACGGCTGGACGGGCAGCAGCCGCAGCGGTTGGCAGGGCAGCTAGTGTCTGACGCTGACATGTGCGATGCTATTGGCGCGGTTGGGATTGAGCGAGGATTGATGTATGCCTGCCATCACGGTGGGCGGATTTTTGACCCCGCGGTTTGGCCAAATGTTGATCTAGCGGCGGAAGAATACGACATTAACGGCAACACGCATGATACCGACGGCTTTATTAATCACTTTTTTGAGAAGTTGCTGAAATTGAAAGGCTTGATGCTGACGGAGCCGGGGCGAATAGAAGCGAGGAAGCGTCAGCACGTTATGGTTGATTTCCTTCATGCCTATTTCCGCGAAAAGAATGTGCCGGAGTGGAGTCAGTTTTTGGAAGGGTATTTACTTGATATAACTAAGACAAATGATTTACAATAG
- a CDS encoding threonine/serine exporter family protein yields MKTAVKRKVPEFIKRSLGRIPRLPVPAPVWQLDKIDESLTPNMRALRMTMTIAEELLAMGVAARDVVHMALGITGTYCRRRVHIDVSSTLITMSQDRGTEREPLTLVRTITLKYVNYQTIQALQNLALTIRDHHLPLAEAEKRTEELLAGPREHSRWIVCLAGGSVSMGVVILFNGSILMSGLAFVMGFVATATMRILDKWGLATFYLQIITALLITLAAGAAQWLNGWLGWQVDTTMLVISGIVLLVAGLMIVGAFQDAIDEYYVTANARLLRVTMATMGIVVGVMTGLYIIQRFGISFPATPDRLGLAADIRAQYLGALIIAAGFAAGNHARLFGMLIAGGVGVLGWWVSSTLIGSLGVVIASGAAATVVGLTAVLASRLWRFPSVAIIAAGIVPLVPGLSLYNGLMGVIENPPTDPEFLLSLAVLARAIMIGVAIAIGASLGNMIGRPVRRGMIRWYNKLLRRREIKVQ; encoded by the coding sequence GTGAAAACAGCTGTGAAAAGAAAAGTACCTGAATTTATCAAGCGATCATTAGGGCGCATACCACGACTGCCAGTGCCAGCACCCGTTTGGCAATTAGATAAAATCGACGAAAGCCTGACACCAAATATGCGAGCGCTACGGATGACGATGACAATCGCCGAGGAGCTACTGGCGATGGGGGTGGCTGCTCGGGACGTGGTACATATGGCGCTGGGGATCACTGGCACATACTGCAGGCGACGAGTTCACATTGATGTTAGCTCGACACTCATTACCATGTCCCAAGACCGCGGTACCGAACGTGAACCACTCACCTTAGTGCGGACGATTACCTTAAAATACGTTAATTACCAGACAATTCAGGCATTGCAAAACCTCGCCCTCACAATCCGTGACCATCATTTACCACTGGCCGAAGCTGAAAAACGCACTGAGGAATTATTAGCAGGCCCACGAGAGCACTCGCGCTGGATCGTCTGCCTAGCAGGCGGTAGCGTGTCGATGGGCGTGGTGATTTTATTTAACGGCTCGATCCTGATGAGCGGACTAGCGTTTGTGATGGGCTTCGTGGCGACGGCGACAATGAGGATTCTGGACAAATGGGGTCTCGCAACATTTTACCTGCAAATCATTACCGCACTCCTAATCACCCTGGCGGCGGGCGCTGCCCAGTGGCTAAATGGCTGGCTGGGCTGGCAGGTTGATACAACAATGCTGGTGATCAGCGGTATCGTGTTGTTGGTGGCAGGACTGATGATCGTCGGTGCTTTTCAGGATGCGATTGATGAATATTATGTAACAGCAAATGCCCGACTGCTGCGGGTAACTATGGCGACGATGGGTATTGTTGTCGGTGTAATGACCGGGCTATATATTATTCAGCGATTTGGGATTAGCTTTCCGGCTACACCAGATCGGCTGGGGCTAGCAGCAGACATACGAGCGCAATACTTAGGGGCGCTGATCATTGCTGCAGGTTTCGCGGCCGGCAATCACGCGCGTTTGTTCGGAATGCTGATTGCCGGCGGTGTCGGTGTGTTGGGATGGTGGGTGTCAAGTACGCTAATTGGGTCACTCGGAGTTGTCATCGCCAGCGGTGCCGCAGCAACAGTAGTCGGATTGACAGCGGTACTGGCATCCCGGCTGTGGCGCTTTCCTTCAGTAGCCATTATCGCTGCTGGCATCGTACCGCTGGTGCCGGGCTTGTCGCTCTACAACGGCTTGATGGGTGTGATAGAAAATCCACCAACTGACCCCGAATTTTTATTGTCACTGGCCGTCCTCGCACGAGCCATCATGATCGGCGTGGCCATCGCCATCGGCGCATCGCTTGGTAATATGATCGGCCGACCAGTACGGCGCGGTATGATTCGCTGGTATAATAAGCTCCTGCGACGACGAGAGATAAAAGTTCAATAA